In Acidimicrobiales bacterium, the genomic stretch GCCCCTGGCACGGTGGTCGGCGGCTGCGAGGTGGTCGAGTGCGTCCAGGCCTACGACGACGTCGCCGTCTACCGCTGCCGGTACGCCGGCGGCGAGGTCGCCCTGAAGCTGGCCGCCCCCGGCGACCGGTCGGCCGCCGCCCAGCTGGGGCGGGAGGGCGACGTCCTCCGCCGGATCGGCGGCCGCCCGGCCCCGGCCTTCGTCGACGCGGGCACGGAGGACGACCGGGCCTGGCTGGCCGTCGAGTGGCTGCCGGGCGAGCACGTGACCGTCCACGTCGACCGCCGGCGCGACGATCGGCGGGCCGTCCTCGACGTGTGCGTCGCCACCGTCGAGGCCTTCGCCGCCCTGCACGACCGGGGCGTGGTCCACGGCGACGTCCACCCGAGGAACGTGCTCGTGGCCCCCGACGGCGAGGTCGGCATCGTCGATTTCGGCCTGTCCAGGGTCGCCGGCACGCGGAGCCGGTTCGGGCGGCCCCCGAGGGGCGGCATCGGGTTCTTCTTCGAGCCCGAGTACGTCACCGCTCGCCTCGCCGGCCGGTCGGCGCCGAGCGCCACCGCCCGCTCCGACCAGTACGGCCTCGGGGCGGTCCTGTACTCGCTGCTGACCGGCCGGAGCTACCTCGACTTCTCCTACGACCGCCAGCGCATGTACGACCAGATCGCCACGGCCGAGCCCCGGCCGTTCGCCCACTGCGGCACGCTCGGCCTCCCGCTGACCGAGCAGGTGGTGCGGCGGGCGCTGGCCAAGCGGCCCCGGGACCGCCACCCGTCGCTGCACGACCTGGCCGCCGCGCTCCGGGCCGCGGCCGACGGCGACCTGCGGGCCGGTACGCCGGCCGCCTCGGCCAGCCGGTCGTCGAGCGCCTCGCTGGAGCTGTTCGTCCGCGAGGTGGTCGAGGGCGTCCGCACGCTCGACCCGGCGGCCCTGCCCGAGCTGCCCGTCACGCCCCGGTGCTCGGTCCACAGCGGGGCGTCGGGCATCGCCTACGGCCTCTACCGCATCGCCTGCAACGAGGACGACGCCTCGCTCCTCGCCCTCGCCGACCGCTGGTCGCACGCCGCCATCGCCCACCGGCACCGGGACGACGCCTACGCGAGCGCGGCCGACGGGGTCACGCCCGCCACCGTCGGCACGTCGTCGATCTTCCACTCGGCCGTCGGCTCCCACGTCGTGCAGGCGCTCATCAGCCA encodes the following:
- a CDS encoding lanthionine synthetase LanC family protein, whose product is APGTVVGGCEVVECVQAYDDVAVYRCRYAGGEVALKLAAPGDRSAAAQLGREGDVLRRIGGRPAPAFVDAGTEDDRAWLAVEWLPGEHVTVHVDRRRDDRRAVLDVCVATVEAFAALHDRGVVHGDVHPRNVLVAPDGEVGIVDFGLSRVAGTRSRFGRPPRGGIGFFFEPEYVTARLAGRSAPSATARSDQYGLGAVLYSLLTGRSYLDFSYDRQRMYDQIATAEPRPFAHCGTLGLPLTEQVVRRALAKRPRDRHPSLHDLAAALRAAADGDLRAGTPAASASRSSSASLELFVREVVEGVRTLDPAALPELPVTPRCSVHSGASGIAYGLYRIACNEDDASLLALADRWSHAAIAHRHRDDAYASAADGVTPATVGTSSIFHSAVGSHVVQALISQAMGDFVGVRDNVDAFVAEVERAGAVDRADYFLGAAGHLHACTILRGVLADEVSFARLDRLVALGDRLHHELAAELAAHPPVAEATRFRKLGIAHGWAGALYALLAWSAGDGGGGGPVPPDVRRRLDELAALAEPTAAGVRWPVGTPGASRSRPPAVMTGWCNGTAGHLHLWTAVHRWSGDDADAAMADRVAGEVVASSASERTPFLCCGTAGSAYALLARHRATGDGALLDAARGLAERSLAGIRSPSLPFTSLYRGSLGLAVLASDLAHPAVASMPMFGPEHLA